A stretch of Prunus dulcis chromosome 6, ALMONDv2, whole genome shotgun sequence DNA encodes these proteins:
- the LOC117632590 gene encoding uncharacterized protein LOC117632590 isoform X1, translating into MGALLRVECFSFPRTLPIRNRLLPNRNPSVSALRTSPPPVSELAEEDILQAFFKERQLNGDLVSKISDVLWQKEFTKSVVDADDVGRFADTPQQAEQVAENDAGGFLKLSRTNEWVLGDISAPINKKAIAKALQNDSERRKKLNLLQYEALQRELMLLSIGIGTACTGYCLIALSFQAAVSYATGVIFSCLYLKLLYQQADNISRDAVPQIFRQRKTKKIGIRSEDVEDFLEKSIKGCGIALSSPRLVIPAAIYGLWILSHQYLASDLFDFQLVPAMLGMFVYKAAALYQVYRDNEDLQFIFPENEEGLK; encoded by the exons ATGGGGGCCCTTCTCAGGGTTGAGTGCTTCTCCTTCCCAAGAACTCTCCCAATCCGTAATCGTTTACTTCCCAATAGAAATCCATCTGTCTCAGCCCTAAGAACAAGCCCACCTCCTG TGAGTGAACTTGCAGAAGAGGACATTCTGCAGGCGTTCTTTAAGGAAAGACAGTTGAATGGAGACCTTGTATCAAAAATTTCAGATGTGCTTTGGCAGAAGGAATTTACGAAATCTGTTGTTGATGCTGATGATGTTGGCCGATTTGCTGACACTCCTCAACAAGCAGAGCAG GTTGCAGAAAATGATGCTGGTGGGTTTTTGAAATTGTCAAGAACCAATGAATGGGTACTAGGTGACATATCTGcaccaataaataaaaaagccaTTGCTAAG GCCTTGCAGAATGACagtgaaagaagaaagaaactcaACCTTCTTCAATATGAAGCT CTGCAGAGGGAACTAATGCTATTATCTATTGGTATTGGAACCGCATGTACTGGGTATTGTTTAATAGCATTATCATTCCAG GCTGCTGTCAGTTATGCTACGGGAGTTATTTTCAG TTGTTTGTACCTTAAACTCTTGTACCAGCAAGCAGACAATATATCCAGAGATGCAGTCCCTCAAATTTTCAGGCAGAGGAAGACCAAGAA AATTGGAATAAGAAGCGAGGATGTTGAGGATTTTCTAGAGAAGTCAATAAAGGGCTGTGGTATTGCTCTTTCATCTCCAAGGCTTGTAATACCAGCAGCAATATATGGATTGTGGATTCTGTCTCATCAATATTTGGCCAGCGATCTCTTTGATTTCCAG CTTGTGCCAGCTATGCTTGGGATGTTTGTCTATAAAGCTGCTGCTCTTTATCAAGTTTATAGAGATAATGAAGACTTACAGTTTATCTTTCCAGAAAATGAAGAAGGCTTGAAATGA
- the LOC117632590 gene encoding uncharacterized protein LOC117632590 isoform X2, which produces MGALLRVECFSFPRTLPIRNRLLPNRNPSVSALRTSPPPVSELAEEDILQAFFKERQLNGDLVSKISDVLWQKEFTKSVVDADDVGRFADTPQQAEQVAENDAGGFLKLSRTNEWVLGDISAPINKKAIAKALQNDSERRKKLNLLQYEALQRELMLLSIGIGTACTGYCLIALSFQAAVSYATGVIFSCLYLKLLYQQADNISRDAVPQIFRQRKTKKYNQKQL; this is translated from the exons ATGGGGGCCCTTCTCAGGGTTGAGTGCTTCTCCTTCCCAAGAACTCTCCCAATCCGTAATCGTTTACTTCCCAATAGAAATCCATCTGTCTCAGCCCTAAGAACAAGCCCACCTCCTG TGAGTGAACTTGCAGAAGAGGACATTCTGCAGGCGTTCTTTAAGGAAAGACAGTTGAATGGAGACCTTGTATCAAAAATTTCAGATGTGCTTTGGCAGAAGGAATTTACGAAATCTGTTGTTGATGCTGATGATGTTGGCCGATTTGCTGACACTCCTCAACAAGCAGAGCAG GTTGCAGAAAATGATGCTGGTGGGTTTTTGAAATTGTCAAGAACCAATGAATGGGTACTAGGTGACATATCTGcaccaataaataaaaaagccaTTGCTAAG GCCTTGCAGAATGACagtgaaagaagaaagaaactcaACCTTCTTCAATATGAAGCT CTGCAGAGGGAACTAATGCTATTATCTATTGGTATTGGAACCGCATGTACTGGGTATTGTTTAATAGCATTATCATTCCAG GCTGCTGTCAGTTATGCTACGGGAGTTATTTTCAG TTGTTTGTACCTTAAACTCTTGTACCAGCAAGCAGACAATATATCCAGAGATGCAGTCCCTCAAATTTTCAGGCAGAGGAAGACCAAGAAGTACAACCAGAAACAACTtt AA